A genomic stretch from Sulfobacillus thermosulfidooxidans includes:
- a CDS encoding redox-sensing transcriptional repressor Rex → MQRIPDAAIRRLPAYLRWLTECEEERVTSVMLGQATGYSSEQVRKDLAYFGAFGTRGVGYDVSALRDEIYRILKLDQGVRAIVVGAGHLGTALVRYVDQGHQDVKIMALVDNNPAIIGTQVGSLRVEPVERLEELVHELDIGIGVLTVPKEAAVLVADRLDEAGVRAILNFAPVAVCTRHPEVFVQPIDLTLEMQALSYFVGQKAPNRL, encoded by the coding sequence TTGCAACGGATTCCCGATGCGGCCATTCGACGCCTGCCTGCGTATTTGCGCTGGCTTACCGAATGTGAAGAAGAACGTGTGACATCAGTCATGTTAGGTCAGGCTACGGGTTATTCGTCTGAGCAGGTTCGTAAAGATCTGGCCTATTTTGGAGCGTTTGGGACCCGGGGTGTGGGGTATGATGTAAGCGCTCTGCGTGATGAAATTTACCGCATACTCAAATTAGACCAGGGTGTACGTGCCATTGTTGTAGGAGCGGGGCATTTAGGGACCGCTCTTGTGCGTTATGTGGATCAAGGCCATCAAGATGTCAAAATTATGGCGTTGGTCGACAATAACCCGGCTATCATTGGAACGCAAGTAGGCTCTTTGCGAGTTGAGCCAGTCGAGCGGTTAGAAGAGTTGGTGCACGAACTAGATATTGGCATCGGCGTGTTGACGGTTCCCAAAGAAGCGGCGGTCTTGGTTGCCGACCGGCTGGACGAGGCGGGCGTTCGTGCCATTTTGAATTTTGCCCCCGTTGCGGTCTGTACCAGGCATCCTGAAGTTTTTGTGCAACCGATTGATCTCACATTGGAGATGCAAGCCTTATCGTATTTCGTGGGGCAGAAGGCTCCGAATCGTTTATGA
- a CDS encoding DMT family transporter: MNRRGFYIGMSLVVLSWGLNYVITKIGVGHFPPADFVFWRFLATTIITLPWMLRARPGEWRQYGQVALLGFTGVSLYQWAFTTALHDTLAANVAFLFDVSPLMTLVGQRLLKLRPSGPQMFLGAGISLVGVALLVGASRSGSLLGDSLALLAAFLWALFTILTDKFHVPVKGIALTGWMSLFGTVGIMPFISWHGLIPMHPVVIIPLGYTVIFVTIMGLSLWQNAVMAVGGGKASLYLYLIPVIAAIAGWLVLDEAMNLMEACGAVLIILGVSVAEGVVPIKLRRSPEAPPFCD; encoded by the coding sequence ATGAACCGTCGGGGATTTTATATCGGCATGTCCCTGGTGGTATTAAGCTGGGGGCTCAATTATGTCATCACCAAAATCGGCGTGGGGCATTTTCCCCCGGCTGATTTTGTTTTTTGGCGGTTTTTGGCTACCACGATCATTACCTTGCCTTGGATGCTCAGAGCACGGCCTGGGGAGTGGCGTCAATATGGGCAAGTAGCTTTACTAGGTTTCACTGGGGTATCATTGTATCAGTGGGCATTTACCACGGCTTTGCATGACACTTTAGCTGCTAATGTGGCTTTTCTCTTTGATGTTTCCCCTTTGATGACGTTAGTCGGTCAGCGCCTATTAAAACTGCGTCCCTCCGGTCCGCAAATGTTCCTGGGGGCAGGCATTTCCCTTGTTGGTGTTGCCTTATTGGTCGGAGCGTCGCGTAGCGGTTCATTGTTGGGAGACAGCCTGGCGCTGTTAGCTGCCTTCTTGTGGGCTTTATTCACGATTTTGACCGACAAATTTCATGTGCCGGTTAAAGGTATTGCCTTAACCGGCTGGATGAGTCTTTTTGGCACAGTGGGAATCATGCCGTTCATATCGTGGCATGGCTTGATACCCATGCATCCGGTTGTGATCATTCCTTTAGGCTATACCGTAATATTTGTGACCATTATGGGCCTGTCGCTTTGGCAAAACGCCGTAATGGCGGTAGGGGGAGGCAAAGCCAGCCTTTATCTGTATTTAATCCCGGTCATAGCCGCCATCGCCGGCTGGTTGGTGCTGGATGAGGCCATGAATCTCATGGAAGCTTGCGGGGCTGTCTTGATTATTCTTGGCGTGAGCGTGGCGGAGGGCGTTGTGCCCATTAAACTTCGCCGTTCGCCGGAAGCCCCACCGTTTTGTGACTAA
- a CDS encoding FMN-binding glutamate synthase family protein, protein MFWQIFGASLLALALFSIVVAFLMPTLEKALFNYLSDQALQKVMKSRYMTSLTSAWSLLRRANPQIFLENSLRATQDQAIGRPMGTPLVFSHWENLVFNPAQLAHIPTRRREEVELKTVIGPKTARPLITDIPILIAAMSYGGALSMKAKIALALGANMAGTATNTGESYLPEERDAAKRLIVQYHRGTWPLSAQNHPEYLESADAIEIQIGQGAQAASAMITKHVDPEMQKYFGLKDGDKAVIAARLQGVETPQDFVRLVHQLKGRYSVPVGVKIAPSGWLEDDLAVILDAHVDFIVLDGGEGGTHSGPPILQDDFGIPTMAAISWADQFLREKNCRQRITLIAAGGLRSPGDYLKAMALGADAVYIGYAALMALSAYQAQKVLPYAPPEDLLYHKGKRHHELDVDQAARHLAHFLRSSSDELRYGVQALGKTNIHDVNRDDLVALDPWTAQIAHVKSLIQPWISQGGPGVFPEAPHFHFRSPNEGGSHPVH, encoded by the coding sequence GTGTTTTGGCAAATCTTTGGTGCGAGCCTCTTAGCCTTGGCGCTTTTTAGCATAGTGGTGGCTTTTTTGATGCCCACATTAGAAAAAGCCTTATTTAATTATTTATCGGATCAAGCCTTACAAAAAGTCATGAAGAGCCGGTATATGACCAGTCTCACCTCAGCATGGTCTTTATTGCGCCGGGCCAACCCGCAAATTTTCTTGGAAAATTCGCTCAGAGCCACGCAAGATCAAGCCATTGGTCGCCCCATGGGCACGCCGTTAGTTTTTTCGCATTGGGAAAATCTCGTCTTCAATCCGGCACAACTGGCGCATATCCCTACCCGGCGTCGCGAAGAGGTAGAACTCAAAACAGTGATTGGGCCCAAAACAGCGCGTCCCCTTATCACGGATATTCCGATCCTGATTGCCGCCATGAGTTATGGCGGTGCCCTGTCAATGAAAGCCAAAATAGCCTTGGCCCTGGGGGCCAACATGGCCGGAACGGCCACCAATACCGGCGAATCCTATCTTCCTGAAGAACGCGATGCGGCCAAGCGGCTTATCGTTCAATATCACCGTGGCACCTGGCCTCTTTCGGCCCAAAACCATCCGGAATATTTGGAATCAGCCGATGCGATTGAAATTCAAATTGGCCAGGGCGCTCAGGCCGCCAGTGCCATGATCACCAAACATGTAGACCCAGAGATGCAAAAGTATTTTGGTCTCAAAGACGGGGACAAAGCGGTCATTGCTGCGCGCCTGCAGGGAGTGGAAACTCCCCAGGATTTCGTTCGCCTCGTGCACCAGTTAAAAGGGCGCTATAGCGTGCCAGTAGGGGTTAAAATTGCCCCATCGGGATGGCTAGAAGACGACTTGGCTGTGATTTTGGACGCTCATGTCGACTTCATCGTTTTGGATGGTGGTGAAGGAGGAACGCACAGTGGTCCTCCTATCTTGCAGGACGATTTTGGCATTCCCACCATGGCCGCGATTTCCTGGGCTGATCAATTTTTGCGTGAAAAAAACTGCCGTCAGCGGATCACGCTCATTGCTGCCGGCGGTTTAAGAAGCCCAGGAGATTACTTGAAAGCTATGGCACTGGGCGCCGATGCCGTGTATATTGGATATGCTGCTTTAATGGCGCTATCAGCCTATCAAGCGCAAAAAGTGTTGCCCTATGCGCCACCCGAAGACCTTTTATATCACAAAGGTAAACGCCATCATGAATTGGACGTCGATCAAGCAGCGCGGCACTTAGCCCATTTTCTGCGTTCCTCTAGCGATGAACTCCGTTATGGGGTACAGGCGCTGGGCAAAACCAATATTCATGACGTCAACCGGGATGACCTGGTCGCATTAGATCCTTGGACAGCGCAAATAGCGCACGTTAAAAGCCTGATCCAGCCTTGGATCAGCCAAGGAGGTCCTGGTGTCTTTCCCGAAGCTCCGCACTTTCACTTTCGATCGCCCAATGAAGGCGGAAGCCATCCCGTCCACTAG
- a CDS encoding ABC1 kinase family protein translates to MTHEKEGALPHAQLSWTRVVHRIYRVVTLFVGIILRIGWAAFWQRNRPDSPEKEAFFEQLYTRQAMKFRQTAEQLGGLVIKVGQFLSSRVDLLPKPFIDQLQALQDNVKSAPWSQVRPILEQELGPLHESFLIFDEKPLAAASLGQVYRAALHDGTEVAVKVQRPYIESTVQADLKALSIVVNLATRFTRFGQAFDLFTVLREFRRVVTEELNYQQELANTELIRQDVRHLGYVIVPKTYPEYSTSRVLTMAFQDGIKINQLDELKQHHINPTVVAEEAIHLYLHMVMESGIFHADPHPGNILVTHDAKLILLDYGMIGIIDQASRKQIRRLFVAVSKRNASELQASMEALGMVRPDADRAQLRRQIQYLLDRYYAETLDELKSLDLVALLRDFENLLRTQPIQVPGQFAFLGRAIAILVGLATGLDPDINLVELFAPYAKRFVTEDRGGTWGYAKHVVMDMTKTLVDLPELSHRILQQVENGELEAKVEWKQGTSQLHYLYRGIRGLIQSIYVIGFSLMATMLLIHHYDFLSGGFYLLAFFAFLYGTLFHGRHLP, encoded by the coding sequence ATGACCCACGAGAAAGAAGGCGCCCTGCCACACGCTCAGCTCAGTTGGACCAGGGTTGTTCACCGTATTTACCGTGTCGTGACATTATTCGTTGGCATAATCCTCCGGATTGGCTGGGCAGCATTCTGGCAGCGAAATCGTCCCGATAGTCCGGAAAAAGAAGCCTTTTTCGAACAACTTTATACTCGCCAAGCTATGAAATTTCGGCAAACTGCTGAACAACTTGGCGGATTGGTGATTAAGGTTGGGCAATTTTTGTCCAGCCGGGTAGATTTACTGCCAAAACCCTTTATCGACCAACTTCAAGCTCTGCAAGACAATGTCAAAAGTGCCCCCTGGTCCCAGGTTCGTCCTATTCTAGAACAAGAGTTAGGCCCGTTGCATGAATCCTTTCTCATTTTCGATGAAAAACCTCTGGCCGCGGCCTCATTAGGACAAGTCTACCGGGCAGCCCTCCATGACGGCACTGAAGTGGCAGTCAAAGTGCAGCGTCCCTATATTGAGAGCACCGTACAGGCCGATCTCAAAGCTCTTAGTATCGTCGTCAATTTGGCCACGCGTTTTACCCGCTTTGGTCAGGCATTTGACCTGTTTACCGTATTGCGGGAATTTCGGCGCGTCGTAACGGAAGAACTCAACTACCAACAAGAATTGGCCAATACCGAACTCATTCGGCAAGACGTCCGGCACCTTGGTTATGTTATCGTGCCAAAAACATATCCTGAGTACTCCACCAGCCGTGTGTTAACCATGGCATTTCAAGATGGGATTAAAATCAATCAATTGGATGAGCTGAAGCAACATCATATAAATCCTACCGTCGTCGCCGAAGAAGCTATTCATTTATATTTACATATGGTGATGGAATCGGGTATTTTTCACGCGGATCCCCATCCAGGCAACATCCTCGTAACCCATGACGCTAAACTTATTCTTTTGGATTACGGCATGATTGGGATTATTGATCAAGCCTCACGCAAACAAATTCGGCGGCTATTTGTGGCCGTGTCCAAACGCAATGCTTCTGAGCTCCAAGCGAGCATGGAAGCTTTAGGAATGGTTCGCCCTGATGCTGACCGGGCCCAATTGCGCCGGCAGATCCAATACCTGTTAGACCGTTATTACGCCGAAACCTTGGACGAGTTAAAATCACTTGATCTCGTGGCGTTGTTGCGGGATTTTGAAAATTTGTTGCGCACTCAGCCCATTCAAGTTCCCGGACAATTTGCGTTTTTAGGGCGCGCCATCGCCATTTTAGTGGGATTAGCCACCGGCCTTGATCCTGATATCAATCTCGTCGAATTATTTGCACCTTACGCTAAGCGATTCGTCACCGAAGACCGTGGCGGCACATGGGGTTATGCCAAACATGTTGTGATGGATATGACGAAAACGCTCGTGGATCTCCCGGAATTATCTCACCGTATTCTCCAACAAGTCGAAAATGGCGAGTTAGAAGCGAAGGTCGAATGGAAACAAGGAACCTCCCAATTACATTATCTATACCGGGGAATTCGAGGCCTTATTCAGTCGATTTATGTCATCGGGTTTTCGCTGATGGCCACTATGCTACTCATTCATCATTATGATTTCCTGAGCGGCGGATTCTATCTTTTGGCGTTTTTTGCTTTTTTATATGGGACGCTTTTTCATGGGCGCCACCTCCCCTAA
- the cdaA gene encoding diadenylate cyclase CdaA, giving the protein MSWSSWLLSVVDISIVAYGLYRFFLLIRGTRAVQLIKGIIILLVAVPVSNWLHLYTTHFLLQQIQVMLVVALPIVFQPELRRALEHIGQGRFFSEGILVHEETDMAKAIDELARACDHLSRSRTGALFVIERTTGLNEYAATGTPIGAIVSAPLLENIFVPNTPLHDGACIIRGDRVIAAAAFLPLTDSAQPGSELGSRHRAAIGISEQSDAISVAVSEETGWISVAVEGQLYRRLDDRALRDMLSRLLITKPHAPLKIWRRGVNS; this is encoded by the coding sequence ATGTCATGGTCATCATGGCTCCTATCCGTGGTCGATATATCCATTGTGGCTTACGGACTCTATCGCTTCTTTTTACTCATTCGGGGAACACGGGCGGTTCAACTCATCAAAGGTATTATCATTTTGTTGGTTGCGGTGCCCGTGTCCAATTGGCTGCATCTGTACACGACACATTTTCTGTTGCAACAAATTCAGGTGATGCTTGTGGTGGCGTTACCCATTGTATTTCAACCCGAACTCCGGCGCGCACTTGAACACATTGGTCAAGGCCGGTTTTTTTCCGAAGGCATTTTGGTGCACGAGGAAACCGATATGGCCAAGGCCATTGACGAACTGGCCAGGGCTTGTGATCATCTCTCTCGGAGCCGGACGGGGGCCTTGTTTGTAATAGAACGTACGACAGGGTTGAATGAATACGCCGCAACGGGAACCCCGATTGGAGCCATTGTGTCCGCGCCGCTTTTAGAGAACATTTTCGTTCCTAATACCCCATTGCATGATGGGGCATGCATTATTCGCGGGGACCGGGTCATTGCTGCGGCAGCTTTTTTGCCGCTGACTGATAGTGCACAGCCCGGCAGTGAACTGGGAAGCCGTCACCGTGCCGCCATAGGAATTAGTGAACAGTCCGATGCGATTAGCGTGGCGGTTTCTGAGGAGACCGGATGGATATCTGTGGCTGTAGAAGGGCAATTATATCGCCGACTAGATGACCGGGCCCTAAGGGATATGTTAAGTCGTTTACTCATCACCAAACCTCATGCGCCCTTAAAAATTTGGCGGAGGGGTGTGAATTCGTGA
- a CDS encoding CdaR family protein encodes MDRLLENDTILKIISLVVALFLWFQVTSTNAQVVADRPIGPVPLEYTPPTKSNLTVMSMNPNTVTVEIKGPVQTINQVNPHAIAAFVDMQGLTHSGTYTLPVRVSVPTGTSFVNVVPNNVTVVVDEMGTRHMNINLRPIGSPAPGYELQQLTSNTQTATLSGPTTDLNMVHEVVAEVPVGGRDASFQEQVILLPLNADDRVVQHVQVSPAMISASATIKKRPPEKVVGVVAKLSGHPASGYQITNIRVRPSNITITGSQSAINAVSVVYTIPINVSGDTSSVSAAVPLVFPSGVSGVKQQDVSVTVTITKAG; translated from the coding sequence ATGGACCGTCTTTTGGAAAATGACACGATTTTGAAGATTATTTCCCTGGTCGTCGCGTTATTTTTATGGTTTCAAGTGACCTCCACCAATGCCCAAGTGGTTGCGGACCGTCCCATTGGCCCGGTGCCGTTGGAATATACCCCTCCTACCAAATCTAATCTGACCGTAATGTCTATGAACCCGAACACTGTCACTGTGGAAATTAAAGGGCCCGTGCAAACCATAAACCAGGTCAATCCCCATGCTATAGCGGCATTTGTTGACATGCAGGGGCTGACTCATTCGGGAACGTATACCTTGCCGGTCCGTGTCTCCGTTCCCACGGGAACAAGTTTTGTAAATGTGGTGCCCAACAACGTGACAGTGGTCGTGGACGAGATGGGCACTAGGCATATGAATATTAATTTGCGCCCTATTGGCTCTCCAGCTCCTGGGTATGAGTTGCAGCAGTTAACCAGTAATACGCAAACGGCTACATTGTCAGGGCCTACCACAGATTTGAATATGGTTCATGAAGTGGTGGCCGAAGTGCCGGTAGGAGGCCGAGACGCAAGTTTTCAAGAACAAGTAATTCTGTTACCCTTAAACGCGGATGATCGCGTGGTTCAGCATGTGCAGGTATCGCCAGCCATGATTTCTGCTTCGGCGACGATCAAAAAGCGCCCGCCGGAAAAAGTTGTGGGGGTGGTAGCGAAATTAAGTGGTCATCCGGCGTCAGGTTATCAAATTACGAATATTCGCGTGCGGCCATCTAACATTACCATTACTGGCAGCCAAAGCGCCATTAATGCGGTCTCGGTAGTATACACGATTCCGATTAATGTCTCCGGAGATACGAGTTCAGTATCAGCGGCCGTGCCTCTGGTGTTTCCTTCGGGGGTATCCGGAGTCAAACAACAAGATGTTAGCGTGACTGTCACCATTACCAAAGCGGGATAA
- the glmM gene encoding phosphoglucosamine mutase encodes MSLFGTDGARGIANVDLTIDLATNIARAAAESLGPGARVLIGRDTRISGPMLEAALTAGFTASGVDVLLVGMLPTPALAYLIGKMDCQAGVMISASHNPPQYNGIKLLDQQGRKWPIEQETLVEQMVVSGQFPALGDTHIGRVFHYETTAIDHYLRYLESLFAGIIPELHVGLDLGHGAASATAERVLRNLGVHVHPLFNEPEGSLINVRCGATDPSTLQEQVLLNRWDLGLAFDGDADRLIAVDHTGHIVDGDEILFVLATGLKRQGLLAQNTVVATVMSNLGLERALEKEGIVLERTPVGDRWVAQRMREQGFVLGGEQSGHVILAQYASTGDGLLTALALLAEIRRQNRPLAELVRAVERYPQILRNVRIEKTVAEWESIPGLVELVKEAEKSLGRDGRVFIRPSGTEPLLRIMVEGRDPQDIKMWADRLESVVQHALESAKA; translated from the coding sequence ATGTCGTTGTTTGGAACGGATGGGGCTCGGGGTATTGCGAATGTAGACCTCACGATTGATTTAGCCACGAACATTGCAAGAGCTGCTGCCGAGTCCCTGGGGCCTGGCGCTCGCGTTTTGATTGGACGGGACACACGTATTTCGGGCCCGATGTTAGAAGCGGCGTTAACAGCCGGATTTACCGCAAGTGGCGTCGATGTGTTGTTAGTCGGAATGCTACCGACTCCGGCTCTGGCATATTTGATCGGAAAAATGGATTGCCAAGCCGGGGTGATGATTTCCGCATCGCACAATCCACCGCAATACAACGGAATCAAGTTATTAGATCAGCAAGGACGAAAATGGCCCATTGAGCAAGAGACGCTCGTCGAGCAGATGGTCGTATCTGGACAATTCCCAGCCCTGGGTGACACTCATATTGGACGCGTGTTTCATTATGAGACAACAGCTATCGACCATTACCTTCGGTATTTAGAGAGTTTATTTGCGGGAATTATTCCCGAGCTCCATGTGGGACTGGATTTAGGACACGGAGCGGCTAGTGCGACGGCAGAAAGGGTCTTGCGAAATCTCGGCGTGCATGTCCATCCTTTGTTTAATGAACCGGAAGGCTCCTTAATCAATGTCCGTTGCGGAGCCACAGATCCGTCGACGTTGCAAGAACAAGTGTTGTTGAATCGGTGGGATTTAGGTTTAGCTTTTGATGGGGATGCCGATCGTTTAATTGCTGTTGATCATACAGGACATATTGTAGACGGTGATGAAATTTTGTTTGTTTTGGCGACGGGTCTCAAGCGACAAGGCTTGTTGGCCCAAAATACCGTCGTCGCCACCGTGATGTCGAATTTAGGTCTCGAACGTGCTCTGGAAAAAGAAGGCATTGTGCTCGAACGCACACCCGTGGGCGACCGCTGGGTTGCACAACGCATGCGGGAGCAGGGTTTTGTCCTTGGGGGTGAACAATCGGGACATGTGATTTTAGCCCAGTACGCTTCTACTGGCGATGGATTATTGACAGCTTTGGCTCTTTTAGCAGAGATTCGCCGACAAAATCGTCCGTTAGCGGAACTTGTGCGTGCAGTGGAACGTTACCCGCAAATATTGCGTAACGTAAGAATTGAAAAGACCGTGGCAGAATGGGAGAGTATTCCCGGTCTCGTTGAATTAGTCAAAGAGGCCGAAAAGAGTTTAGGTCGTGATGGGCGTGTTTTTATCCGGCCTTCCGGAACAGAGCCTTTGTTGCGTATTATGGTAGAGGGACGTGATCCTCAAGATATTAAAATGTGGGCTGACCGTTTAGAATCGGTCGTGCAGCATGCTTTGGAGTCGGCTAAGGCATGA
- the glmS gene encoding glutamine--fructose-6-phosphate transaminase (isomerizing), with translation MCGIVGFVGEKDDALPFIFNGLKRLEYRGYDSAGIALAASSGIAIQKTRGKLAALGELLASLPSGVPCGIGHTRWATHGRPTDENAHPHTDCRGEIATVHNGIIENFQALREELIAKGHVFQSETDTEVIPHLLEEYGGAEDLEGAVRKAESRLEGAYAFLAISSRHPDRIVAVRRTSPLIIGLGEDANYLASDFSAFLAATKRAQILENGDMAVVTPRSVTITNLAGDMITRPVITVDWDIKQAERGGYAHFMLKEIMEQPDVWGDCLLGRIHEDQVVAKEIGLTPELLTRLQRIQIVAAGTAYHAGLIGKSLIERLARVPVNVDVASEFRYAHPILDKDTMVLAISQSGETADTLACLRMAHEQGVFTYSITNTVGSTVARESDAVAYTLAGPEIAVASTKAYTTQILVLTLLALALAQVRGNPRPDLVRRMLQLPLLGHKVLERMNQGIQGMAAKLAKMHDVFYIGRGLDYALAMEGQLKIKEISYLHAEAYAAGELKHGTLALIEEGTPVVAIVTEREVADKTVSNILEVKARGAEVWGIVDDWLPPTLPIDHRIAVPIEEPLLAPVLAAIPLQLLAYYTAVARGHDVDQPRNLAKSVTVE, from the coding sequence GTGTGTGGCATTGTAGGATTCGTTGGGGAGAAAGACGATGCCCTCCCCTTTATTTTTAATGGACTAAAACGTTTGGAATATCGAGGCTATGATTCGGCGGGTATTGCGTTGGCTGCCTCATCGGGCATTGCTATTCAGAAGACTCGCGGAAAACTTGCGGCCTTGGGCGAATTATTGGCCTCCTTACCGTCGGGAGTTCCTTGTGGGATCGGGCATACCAGATGGGCCACGCATGGGCGGCCAACGGATGAAAATGCACATCCGCATACCGATTGCCGGGGAGAAATTGCAACGGTTCACAATGGCATTATTGAAAATTTCCAGGCCCTGCGTGAAGAATTAATTGCGAAAGGCCATGTGTTTCAATCAGAAACCGATACCGAAGTCATCCCTCACTTGTTAGAAGAATATGGTGGGGCTGAGGATTTAGAAGGAGCCGTGCGCAAAGCAGAAAGTCGATTAGAAGGGGCCTATGCCTTTTTAGCAATTTCTTCGAGGCATCCTGACCGGATTGTGGCTGTGCGGCGCACGAGTCCTTTAATTATTGGATTGGGCGAGGACGCCAATTATTTGGCTTCGGACTTTAGTGCCTTTTTAGCGGCGACCAAACGCGCTCAAATTCTAGAAAACGGCGATATGGCTGTGGTTACCCCGCGTTCTGTGACCATTACGAATTTGGCGGGGGATATGATTACTCGTCCTGTTATTACCGTGGATTGGGATATTAAGCAAGCGGAACGCGGTGGCTATGCGCACTTTATGTTAAAAGAAATTATGGAGCAGCCCGATGTTTGGGGAGACTGCCTTTTAGGGCGCATTCATGAAGACCAGGTGGTCGCCAAAGAAATAGGATTGACACCCGAGTTATTGACGAGGTTGCAACGGATTCAAATTGTTGCGGCCGGGACCGCCTACCACGCAGGATTAATCGGAAAATCTTTAATCGAACGGTTGGCGCGGGTTCCCGTCAATGTTGATGTCGCCTCCGAATTTCGTTATGCTCATCCGATATTAGATAAGGACACCATGGTATTAGCCATATCTCAATCTGGAGAAACGGCAGACACCTTGGCTTGCTTGCGGATGGCCCACGAGCAAGGCGTATTTACCTATAGTATAACCAATACGGTTGGGTCAACAGTGGCCAGGGAATCCGATGCGGTGGCTTACACCTTAGCCGGACCAGAAATTGCGGTAGCATCGACTAAAGCCTATACAACCCAAATTCTGGTTTTGACGCTGCTAGCTTTAGCACTCGCCCAAGTGCGCGGGAATCCTCGACCGGATCTGGTCCGGCGCATGTTACAGTTACCATTATTAGGACATAAAGTGCTCGAGCGGATGAACCAAGGGATTCAAGGTATGGCGGCGAAATTGGCTAAGATGCATGATGTGTTTTATATTGGCCGCGGGCTTGATTATGCCTTAGCGATGGAAGGACAGCTGAAGATTAAGGAAATCTCGTATTTACATGCCGAAGCGTATGCGGCGGGCGAACTCAAACACGGGACCTTAGCATTAATTGAAGAAGGCACTCCGGTCGTGGCGATTGTGACGGAACGGGAAGTAGCGGATAAGACGGTATCAAATATTTTGGAAGTGAAAGCCCGCGGTGCTGAAGTGTGGGGAATCGTTGATGATTGGTTGCCTCCTACTCTCCCTATTGACCACCGCATAGCGGTACCGATCGAGGAACCCCTTTTAGCCCCGGTATTGGCGGCGATCCCGTTACAACTCTTGGCCTATTATACGGCGGTGGCCCGCGGCCATGATGTCGATCAACCGAGAAATTTGGCCAAATCTGTCACCGTGGAATAA